One segment of Vagococcus martis DNA contains the following:
- a CDS encoding ABC transporter permease: MQDMNIMQQFFYYLQNNSGYVLSQFVRHFLISIYGVFFAAIVGIPIGIFIAKKRRLADWVIGAANVIQTVPSLAMVSLLMLAFGLGVNTVIITVFLYSLLPIISNTYTGMTQVDKDILDAGKGMGMTPFQRLWMIELPLSISVLMAGIRNALVVAIGITAIGSFVGAGGLGDIIIRGTNATDGTAIILVGALPTALMAIVTDWVLGLVEKRLDPAGKLVGASTAVEGKDTP; the protein is encoded by the coding sequence ATGCAAGATATGAATATAATGCAACAGTTCTTTTATTATTTACAAAACAATAGTGGTTATGTCCTCTCTCAATTTGTTAGACATTTTCTTATTTCAATCTACGGGGTATTTTTTGCAGCTATTGTTGGGATTCCTATTGGGATTTTTATTGCTAAAAAACGTCGATTAGCTGATTGGGTAATTGGCGCGGCAAATGTCATCCAAACAGTGCCGTCACTAGCTATGGTGTCATTGTTAATGCTGGCATTTGGTTTAGGGGTGAATACGGTTATTATCACGGTGTTCTTATACTCCTTGTTACCGATTATTTCAAACACTTATACCGGTATGACACAAGTAGACAAAGACATACTTGATGCAGGAAAAGGTATGGGGATGACGCCATTTCAAAGATTATGGATGATTGAATTGCCATTATCTATTTCTGTTTTAATGGCAGGAATTAGAAATGCTCTTGTCGTAGCAATAGGTATTACCGCGATTGGATCATTTGTTGGAGCTGGTGGTTTAGGAGATATTATTATTAGAGGAACCAACGCGACAGATGGAACGGCTATTATTTTAGTTGGGGCGTTACCAACCGCTTTAATGGCGATAGTAACTGACTGGGTATTAGGATTGGTGGAAAAACGACTAGATCCAGCAGGAAAACTGGTTGGGGCGTCAACGGCAGTAGAAGGTAAAGACACACCATAA
- a CDS encoding osmoprotectant ABC transporter substrate-binding protein: MRTKQNKLLFILMIGLLFLTGCELPGLGGGKGDTQTIRVGSLATTENQILANLVKGMIEHYTDDKVVLINNLGTSTVAHNAMVNGDIDISAGRYTGTDLSGTLNLPAEKDPEKAFDIVSEEFNKRYHQTWLPSYGFANTYAFMVSKETAEKYNLKKISDLKNVADQLTAGVDTSWMKRDGDGYQAFSDTYDVDFKKVYPMQIGLVYDAVAAGKMDVVLGYSTDGRIASYDLVVLEDDLRFFPPYDGSIVIDNDVMNKNPKLKEALLKLSGKIDTKTMQRLNYEADNNLLEPETVAKKFLRENNFFEGEK, from the coding sequence ATGAGAACAAAACAAAACAAATTATTATTCATTTTAATGATAGGGCTTCTCTTTTTAACAGGTTGCGAATTACCTGGATTAGGTGGTGGAAAAGGAGATACTCAAACCATTCGTGTCGGATCTTTGGCCACAACGGAAAATCAGATATTAGCCAATCTGGTTAAAGGGATGATTGAACATTATACAGATGATAAAGTCGTTCTTATCAATAATTTGGGAACAAGTACAGTAGCACACAATGCAATGGTTAATGGAGACATTGATATTTCTGCTGGTCGTTATACAGGGACGGACTTAAGTGGGACACTAAATTTACCTGCTGAAAAAGATCCAGAAAAAGCGTTTGATATTGTTTCAGAAGAATTTAACAAGCGATATCATCAAACATGGTTACCTTCTTATGGATTCGCTAATACTTATGCTTTTATGGTATCAAAGGAAACAGCTGAAAAATATAATTTGAAAAAAATTAGTGATTTGAAAAATGTTGCCGATCAACTAACAGCAGGTGTTGATACATCTTGGATGAAACGTGATGGAGACGGGTATCAAGCATTCTCAGACACATATGACGTCGATTTTAAAAAGGTTTATCCTATGCAAATAGGTCTTGTATATGATGCAGTTGCTGCTGGAAAAATGGATGTTGTTTTAGGGTATTCAACAGATGGACGTATTGCAAGTTATGATTTAGTTGTTTTAGAAGATGATTTGAGATTCTTTCCACCTTATGATGGTAGTATTGTGATTGATAATGATGTGATGAATAAAAATCCAAAATTAAAAGAAGCATTGCTTAAATTGTCTGGGAAAATAGATACAAAAACCATGCAACGACTTAATTATGAAGCAGATAATAATCTATTAGAACCTGAAACAGTCGCCAAAAAATTCTTACGAGAAAATAACTTTTTTGAGGGGGAAAAATAA
- a CDS encoding ABC transporter permease: MNTFLLENGNELIVKTFEHIYISGISLLLGVIVAVPLGIALTRTNKLANIIIGLASVLQTIPSLALLTMFIPFFGVGKMTAVVALFIYSLLPILRNTYLGIKGVDPNMVDAAKGMGMTDLEQIRLVEVPLALPTIMRGIRLGTVYVIAWATLASYIGGGGLGDLIFSGLNLYKPELIIGGTIPVVLLALISDFLLGLLEKRLSPKMKEANS; the protein is encoded by the coding sequence ATGAATACCTTCTTATTGGAAAATGGAAATGAATTAATTGTCAAAACATTTGAACATATATATATATCGGGCATCTCTTTACTACTTGGTGTAATTGTTGCGGTACCATTAGGTATTGCATTGACTCGCACAAATAAATTAGCAAACATTATCATTGGACTTGCTAGTGTGTTACAAACTATTCCTTCTTTAGCTTTACTAACGATGTTTATTCCTTTTTTTGGTGTCGGAAAAATGACAGCTGTCGTGGCCCTATTTATTTATTCGCTTTTACCTATTTTAAGAAATACATATTTGGGTATTAAAGGAGTAGATCCTAATATGGTAGATGCAGCTAAAGGAATGGGAATGACTGATTTAGAGCAAATTCGTCTTGTTGAAGTCCCTCTGGCTCTCCCCACAATTATGCGTGGTATCCGTTTGGGAACAGTTTACGTTATTGCTTGGGCAACTTTAGCCTCATATATTGGTGGTGGTGGTTTAGGTGATTTGATTTTTAGTGGGTTAAACTTATACAAACCAGAATTAATTATTGGAGGAACTATTCCAGTAGTGCTACTAGCTTTAATAAGTGATTTCTTGTTAGGACTATTAGAAAAAAGACTATCTCCTAAAATGAAGGAGGCTAATAGTTAA
- a CDS encoding betaine/proline/choline family ABC transporter ATP-binding protein (Members of the family are the ATP-binding subunit of ABC transporters for substrates such as betaine, L-proline or other amino acids, choline, carnitine, etc. The substrate specificity is best determined from the substrate-binding subunit, rather than this subunit, as it interacts with the permease subunit and not with substrate directly.), producing MIEFQNVSKIYKGNKKAVSDMNLSFGDGEFICFIGTSGSGKTTAMRMINRMIEPTSGKILIDGKDIMTENPVDLRRSIGYVIQNIGLLPHMTIRDNITLVPKLLKWPEEERNEIAERLIKLVELPKEMLDRYPNELSGGQQQRIGVIRALAADQNIILMDEPFGALDPITRDSLQDFVKELQEKMGKTIVFVTHDMDEALKLATKIVVMSHGKVVQCDTPENILRNPANDFVRELIGEERLMHSQQDFITVGEVMMKRAISITPEKSLSQAIRLMREKRVDTLLVVDGNNVLKGFIDVESINDKRGYSTSVGDIMELDVFYIKQTALLRDAIQRILKRGLKYVPVVDDNKKLVGILTRSSLVDMVYDTIWGEEDSSSADETPVEKEEV from the coding sequence TTGATTGAATTTCAAAATGTGTCGAAAATATATAAAGGAAATAAAAAAGCAGTATCTGATATGAACTTATCATTTGGAGATGGGGAGTTTATTTGTTTTATTGGAACAAGTGGTAGTGGTAAGACAACTGCAATGCGTATGATAAATCGTATGATAGAACCCACATCAGGCAAAATATTAATTGATGGCAAAGACATCATGACAGAAAATCCTGTTGATTTACGTCGTAGTATTGGTTACGTCATTCAAAATATTGGTCTGCTACCCCATATGACAATTAGAGATAATATTACACTAGTCCCTAAGTTATTGAAATGGCCTGAAGAAGAACGCAATGAAATAGCAGAGAGATTGATTAAGTTAGTTGAGCTGCCTAAAGAAATGCTTGATCGCTATCCAAATGAATTATCTGGTGGACAACAACAACGTATCGGTGTGATTCGTGCGTTGGCTGCTGATCAAAATATTATTTTGATGGATGAGCCTTTTGGAGCATTAGATCCTATCACTCGCGATTCATTACAAGATTTTGTTAAAGAATTGCAAGAAAAAATGGGGAAAACGATTGTATTTGTTACACATGATATGGATGAAGCTCTAAAATTAGCAACGAAAATTGTAGTCATGAGTCATGGAAAAGTGGTTCAATGTGACACACCTGAAAATATTTTACGTAATCCAGCGAATGATTTTGTCCGCGAATTAATCGGGGAAGAGCGTTTGATGCATAGTCAGCAAGACTTTATTACAGTAGGTGAAGTCATGATGAAACGTGCTATTTCGATTACACCAGAAAAATCATTGTCTCAAGCGATTCGTTTGATGCGTGAAAAACGAGTGGATACGTTACTTGTTGTCGATGGCAATAATGTCTTAAAAGGCTTTATTGATGTTGAGTCTATTAATGATAAGCGTGGATACTCAACAAGTGTTGGGGATATTATGGAGCTTGATGTATTCTATATTAAACAAACAGCCCTTTTAAGAGATGCCATTCAACGTATCTTAAAACGTGGTTTGAAATATGTGCCAGTAGTTGATGACAATAAAAAACTAGTCGGAATTTTAACTCGTTCATCTCTTGTAGACATGGTTTATGATACGATTTGGGGAGAAGAGGATTCATCATCTGCAGATGAAACACCAGTAGAGAAGGAGGAAGTATAA
- a CDS encoding acyl-[acyl-carrier-protein] thioesterase, whose translation MAKKFTEKYTIPYYDCDSEGMLKVPMLIKMMIRTSSNQSNSLGVNDRLLKQFNVNWIITQHDLQITDLPKVNDDIYITTQAESYNKYFCYRRFWLHDSDNNELASMESTFALMDISTRKVHAVPDEVIAPFDSEKIKRIKRGENIPKLHEDNINRSFDASFWDIDDNHHVNNATYPAWMMDSLSYDFLINHQPTRVMIKFNKEIRYGESVQSIVEKTDELKTIHQIKSGDILCADGLIQWGKRLINS comes from the coding sequence ATGGCAAAAAAATTTACTGAAAAGTACACAATTCCATATTACGATTGTGACTCTGAGGGTATGTTAAAAGTTCCTATGTTGATTAAGATGATGATAAGAACATCTAGTAATCAAAGTAATTCTTTAGGCGTTAATGATAGGTTATTAAAGCAATTTAACGTTAATTGGATCATTACGCAACATGATTTACAAATAACTGATCTTCCTAAAGTAAATGATGACATATATATTACAACGCAAGCAGAGAGTTACAATAAATATTTCTGTTACCGTCGTTTTTGGTTACATGATAGTGATAATAATGAATTAGCTTCTATGGAGTCAACATTTGCATTGATGGATATATCTACTAGAAAGGTTCATGCAGTACCAGATGAGGTAATTGCCCCCTTTGACTCTGAAAAAATTAAGCGAATCAAAAGGGGAGAAAACATTCCAAAGCTTCATGAAGATAATATCAATCGTTCGTTTGATGCAAGTTTTTGGGACATAGATGACAATCATCATGTTAATAATGCTACTTATCCAGCTTGGATGATGGATAGCTTATCCTATGATTTTTTAATAAATCATCAACCAACTCGCGTGATGATTAAATTTAATAAAGAGATTCGCTATGGAGAATCCGTTCAGAGTATAGTAGAAAAAACGGATGAATTAAAAACTATTCATCAAATTAAATCAGGGGATATTCTGTGTGCTGATGGATTGATACAGTGGGGAAAAAGACTAATAAATAGTTAG